In the Candidatus Saccharibacteria bacterium oral taxon 488 genome, one interval contains:
- the ychF gene encoding redox-regulated ATPase YchF, whose amino-acid sequence MSLSIGIVGLPNVGKSTIFNALTNNNILAANYPFTTIEPNTGIVPVPDERLDVLAKLYDTQKIIPATVTFVDIAGLVAGASKGEGLGNKFLHNIRECDAIIHIVRAFENSDILRHDNTPINPQADIDIINTELILADIQTIEHRLPRLQKEAKAKPEARQVATHLETLLTSLNSGTPIASIENIKYEIINDLHLLTAKPIIYTFNVDEAGLGDHALQEKLTKLVAPARVLFICAKLEEELRELSNNDALELLDSYGASETGLSQLIHAAYDTLGLQSYLTAGQKEVRAWTIHKGWTAPQAAGVIHSDFERGFIAAQVISYHDLVAAGSEAKAREAGKIRTEGKNYIMQPNDVVEFRFNV is encoded by the coding sequence ATGAGTCTATCAATCGGAATCGTCGGCCTGCCAAATGTCGGTAAGTCGACCATATTTAATGCACTTACTAACAATAATATTCTAGCGGCTAATTACCCGTTTACCACCATTGAACCGAATACTGGCATCGTACCGGTTCCCGATGAGCGGCTCGATGTACTCGCAAAACTGTATGATACGCAAAAAATTATCCCCGCGACCGTAACGTTCGTCGACATCGCTGGATTGGTAGCTGGCGCCTCAAAAGGAGAAGGGCTTGGCAATAAATTCCTGCACAATATTCGCGAATGCGACGCCATTATCCACATCGTTCGCGCCTTTGAAAACTCAGATATATTACGACACGACAATACCCCGATTAACCCTCAAGCCGACATTGATATCATCAATACCGAACTTATCCTTGCCGACATCCAAACCATAGAACATCGTCTGCCTCGTCTCCAAAAAGAAGCCAAAGCCAAGCCGGAGGCACGACAGGTCGCTACACACCTTGAAACACTCCTGACATCACTTAATTCAGGTACGCCGATAGCATCCATAGAAAATATCAAATATGAGATAATTAATGATCTTCATTTACTCACTGCCAAGCCAATTATTTATACATTTAATGTTGACGAGGCGGGGCTCGGCGACCATGCCCTGCAGGAAAAGCTTACCAAACTCGTCGCGCCAGCCCGAGTATTATTTATTTGTGCCAAGCTTGAAGAAGAGCTCAGAGAATTATCAAATAATGACGCATTGGAACTGCTTGATAGCTACGGAGCTTCCGAAACTGGATTGTCGCAGCTTATCCATGCCGCGTACGACACACTTGGTCTACAGAGCTATCTCACGGCAGGTCAGAAGGAAGTTAGAGCATGGACAATACATAAAGGCTGGACGGCGCCACAGGCTGCTGGCGTCATCCACTCAGACTTTGAGCGCGGATTCATCGCTGCACAAGTCATTAGCTACCACGACCTTGTTGCCGCAGGTTCAGAAGCTAAGGCCCGTGAAGCGGGTAAAATACGTACTGAGGGTAAAAATTACATCATGCAACCTAACGATGTCGTCGAATTTCGGTTCAATGTCTAA
- a CDS encoding TlyA family rRNA (cytidine-2'-O)-methyltransferase: MKQRLDKMILERGLVESRSEAENWIGLGQVMVNGRVATRPGCFVNDTADITLLTRERYVSRAGLKLASVADSFRLDFQGKTVLDIGSSTGGFTDFALRHGARRVYAVDVGTNQLHHRLRDDRRIILHEKTDIRDFELDCPPDIIVGDVSFISLRDILPHVAKRLMGSATVLVAMVKPQFEAGRHLVQKGVVKNAAIRRKILTDFEQWAKQYFVVLDKKDSTVAGSKGNVERFYKLQLKK, translated from the coding sequence ATGAAGCAGCGATTAGATAAAATGATACTAGAACGTGGGTTGGTTGAATCGCGTTCAGAAGCAGAGAATTGGATAGGCTTAGGGCAAGTCATGGTCAATGGTAGGGTGGCGACGCGTCCCGGATGTTTCGTTAATGATACAGCAGACATTACATTGCTGACTCGTGAGCGGTACGTTTCGCGTGCAGGCCTCAAACTAGCGAGTGTGGCGGATAGTTTTCGGTTGGACTTTCAGGGGAAAACAGTGCTGGACATAGGGTCGAGTACTGGTGGATTTACTGATTTTGCGCTGCGTCATGGCGCCCGACGCGTGTATGCTGTTGATGTGGGCACGAATCAGTTGCATCATCGACTGCGTGACGATCGGCGTATAATATTACACGAAAAGACAGACATTCGTGACTTTGAGCTTGATTGTCCACCAGACATTATCGTGGGAGACGTGTCATTTATTAGTCTGCGCGACATTCTACCACACGTTGCAAAACGGCTGATGGGCAGTGCGACGGTGCTTGTAGCAATGGTAAAACCGCAGTTTGAGGCAGGGCGTCATTTGGTACAAAAGGGTGTTGTAAAAAATGCTGCTATACGACGAAAGATCCTGACCGATTTTGAGCAATGGGCAAAACAGTATTTTGTAGTTCTTGATAAAAAGGATAGCACCGTCGCTGGCAGTAAGGGTAACGTTGAGCGCTTCTATAAGCTACAACTGAAAAAATAA
- a CDS encoding prephenate dehydratase, which produces MRIAIQGQAGSFHEQAAKQWYGSDITIVPCMTFGDVFQTYARSKADAVVVAVENTIYGTINETYRHIESCSAPIVGEVTLTIQQTLITNLGTKLEDITAVYSHPVALSQCQRFLQERLPQAAQIEYFDTAGAVEFIKQQGSPHLAAIAGETAAQLYNMPILRRHIQDGQDNITRFLVLDPTATVTNANRATLVVTTAHQPGSLLEILRTFADQSINLTSLQSQPIIGQPWNYKFFMTVDAAGPSLHHAINKITSTGHKVTLLGEYLAAR; this is translated from the coding sequence ATGCGTATCGCCATTCAAGGACAAGCTGGGTCATTTCACGAACAAGCGGCAAAACAATGGTATGGATCTGACATCACCATTGTTCCGTGCATGACCTTTGGCGATGTCTTTCAAACCTATGCTCGCAGTAAGGCCGACGCCGTTGTCGTGGCAGTGGAAAATACCATTTACGGCACCATCAACGAAACTTACCGTCACATTGAATCCTGCAGTGCTCCCATCGTCGGGGAAGTAACACTTACCATTCAACAAACACTCATCACCAATCTGGGCACAAAACTTGAAGACATTACCGCTGTCTATTCACATCCTGTCGCCTTGTCACAATGTCAGCGTTTTCTCCAAGAACGCCTACCGCAAGCTGCACAAATTGAATATTTTGATACCGCTGGCGCTGTCGAATTCATCAAGCAACAGGGTTCACCACACCTGGCAGCCATCGCCGGTGAAACCGCTGCCCAACTATACAATATGCCAATTCTCAGGCGGCACATCCAAGACGGTCAGGACAACATCACTCGTTTCCTCGTCCTTGATCCAACCGCCACAGTGACTAACGCTAATCGAGCAACGCTTGTGGTGACCACTGCCCATCAACCAGGCAGCCTCCTTGAAATACTCCGCACATTCGCCGATCAGTCCATTAACCTCACCAGCCTCCAGTCCCAACCCATCATCGGCCAACCATGGAACTACAAATTCTTCATGACCGTTGACGCTGCCGGCCCGTCATTGCATCACGCCATCAATAAAATTACCTCAACTGGTCACAAAGTAACATTACTCGGTGAATATCTGGCGGCACGTTAG
- the efp gene encoding elongation factor P, whose protein sequence is MYQPTDLKKGTVCQIDGKPYRVIEYGQKVMGRGGSIVNVKLKNLLDGSVIPKTFKGQDKIEPAEVASKTVQYLYHDGDMFCFMDPENFEQFELSNDVVDEAKDYLKEGCELNLQVFDGRVINVELPKNLYLEVTYTEDVVKGDTTSSVLKDATLETGLIIKVPAFIKQGDIVSVDTATGEYRERKK, encoded by the coding sequence ATGTATCAGCCGACAGATCTTAAAAAGGGTACGGTTTGTCAGATTGACGGTAAGCCATATCGCGTCATTGAATATGGACAGAAGGTTATGGGGCGTGGAGGTTCTATTGTGAACGTTAAATTGAAAAACTTACTGGATGGAAGTGTCATCCCGAAGACCTTTAAGGGTCAAGACAAAATTGAGCCAGCTGAAGTGGCTAGCAAGACTGTTCAATATTTATATCATGACGGAGATATGTTCTGCTTCATGGATCCAGAAAATTTTGAACAATTTGAATTGTCTAATGATGTGGTAGATGAGGCGAAAGATTATTTGAAAGAGGGTTGTGAGCTGAATCTCCAGGTGTTTGATGGGCGAGTGATTAATGTTGAATTACCAAAAAATCTCTATCTCGAAGTTACATATACTGAAGATGTCGTAAAGGGCGATACAACCTCAAGCGTACTTAAGGATGCAACGCTTGAGACGGGCCTTATTATTAAGGTACCAGCATTCATTAAACAGGGCGATATTGTCAGTGTTGACACAGCGACGGGTGAATATCGAGAGCGCAAAAAATAA
- the rpsF gene encoding 30S ribosomal protein S6, giving the protein MNEYELTVLIHPDLEANLDTALDKVRSLVTTNGGEITKEDNWGKKKLAYAIRREDFAVYVYFEVKLPSSAPLKISNVLNITDEVLRYLLVKTDEKTRRALAEQKEREAKVATEAADKEA; this is encoded by the coding sequence ATGAACGAATACGAACTGACTGTTCTTATTCACCCAGATTTGGAAGCAAATTTGGATACGGCCCTAGACAAGGTCCGGTCGCTTGTCACTACCAATGGTGGCGAAATTACTAAAGAAGACAATTGGGGCAAGAAAAAGCTAGCCTATGCAATTCGTCGTGAAGACTTTGCGGTGTATGTTTACTTTGAGGTGAAGTTGCCAAGCAGTGCGCCGCTCAAGATATCAAATGTTCTGAATATCACCGACGAGGTGCTTCGTTATTTGTTGGTTAAGACCGACGAGAAGACACGTCGAGCGCTTGCTGAGCAGAAAGAGCGCGAAGCTAAGGTCGCTACCGAGGCGGCTGATAAAGAAGCCTAA
- the rpsR gene encoding 30S ribosomal protein S18 produces the protein MAKRLKKDTPTVFDYKDVKTLMRYVNAYGQIEPIAKTGLSVKQQRSLAVAIKRARHLALLPFVSQGQ, from the coding sequence ATGGCAAAACGATTAAAGAAGGACACCCCAACGGTTTTTGACTATAAGGATGTTAAAACATTAATGCGCTATGTTAATGCGTATGGTCAAATTGAGCCGATAGCGAAGACGGGTCTCAGTGTCAAGCAGCAGCGTAGCTTGGCAGTGGCAATCAAGCGTGCTCGGCACTTAGCATTGCTGCCGTTTGTATCGCAAGGGCAATAA
- the pilM gene encoding type IV pilus assembly protein PilM, with product MKLAKGLGDFFGLDIGTNAVRVVQLARTSNGWNLLHYGYAPVDPKVTGSDSPEAQRKLGEVIMTAVGQSGIKTQNVAIGLPSSKTFTAIIDVPKVSDQELKATMKYQVDQYIPMAIEDAKVDWALLGDSLREQGQYEVLLTSAAISYVEERLEFIEGLGFNVVAEEPDPIAMLRALAPTDGATAKLVLDMGEHSTDLAVIYGDMPRLVRTVPSGLQTLVRAAVQNLNVQDDQARQFIIKFGLAPDRLEGQVLRAIDGVLDNFATELTKSIKFFQTRYPSISVSGILLSGFGAAIPMMDNYITNKTGIPATTADPWQHVSLGQADQQKLAPIASEFATVVGLAQRRSGS from the coding sequence ATGAAATTAGCTAAAGGGCTGGGCGACTTTTTCGGATTAGACATCGGGACGAATGCGGTGCGTGTCGTTCAGTTGGCACGAACGAGCAACGGATGGAATCTGCTGCACTATGGTTATGCACCTGTTGACCCGAAGGTTACGGGTAGTGATTCGCCAGAGGCGCAGCGTAAGCTTGGTGAAGTGATCATGACTGCTGTCGGACAGAGCGGTATCAAGACGCAAAATGTAGCGATTGGACTACCGTCGAGCAAGACCTTTACGGCGATTATTGATGTGCCAAAAGTGTCAGACCAAGAGCTAAAGGCGACCATGAAATACCAGGTCGATCAGTACATTCCTATGGCGATTGAGGATGCCAAGGTTGATTGGGCGCTGCTCGGTGACAGTTTGCGCGAGCAAGGCCAGTATGAGGTGTTATTGACGAGTGCAGCGATTAGCTATGTCGAGGAGCGGCTTGAGTTCATCGAAGGTCTTGGCTTTAATGTGGTTGCTGAGGAGCCGGATCCGATCGCGATGCTTCGGGCATTAGCGCCGACTGATGGAGCGACCGCAAAGTTAGTACTAGATATGGGCGAACACTCGACCGATTTGGCGGTCATTTATGGCGATATGCCGCGGTTAGTGCGCACGGTGCCGAGCGGATTGCAGACGTTGGTGCGAGCGGCGGTGCAAAATCTCAACGTGCAGGATGATCAGGCTCGCCAGTTTATTATCAAGTTTGGTCTGGCGCCTGACCGGCTTGAAGGGCAAGTCCTCAGGGCGATTGACGGCGTGCTGGATAACTTTGCGACCGAGCTGACCAAATCAATTAAGTTCTTTCAGACGCGCTATCCGAGTATTTCCGTGTCAGGAATTCTACTATCGGGCTTTGGCGCGGCGATACCGATGATGGATAATTATATTACTAACAAGACTGGTATACCGGCGACTACGGCTGATCCGTGGCAGCATGTTAGTCTTGGGCAGGCCGATCAGCAAAAATTAGCACCAATTGCCTCGGAGTTTGCGACGGTTGTTGGTCTAGCGCAGCGGAGGAGTGGGTCGTGA
- the ssb gene encoding single-stranded DNA-binding protein codes for MARSINQVILLGRLTRDPEQRTTPSGRTVVSFSIAVDRAGQDDQADFFDVTAWEKLGELVMQYLSKGRRVLVQGRLRQDSWDDKETGKRRSRIEVTATDVTFLDAPSGDSANTTAPRNTNTKQAETVADIDDKPIDLSEIPF; via the coding sequence ATGGCACGAAGTATCAACCAAGTTATTTTACTAGGGCGGTTAACGCGCGATCCAGAGCAGCGGACAACGCCATCAGGTCGGACAGTTGTTAGCTTTAGTATCGCGGTTGATCGTGCCGGACAGGATGATCAAGCTGATTTCTTCGACGTTACCGCGTGGGAAAAATTGGGCGAACTGGTGATGCAGTACCTGTCAAAGGGCCGCCGCGTGTTGGTGCAGGGTCGGTTGCGACAGGACAGCTGGGATGATAAAGAAACCGGCAAGCGCCGCTCGCGTATTGAAGTGACGGCGACCGATGTAACATTCCTTGACGCTCCGAGCGGCGATAGCGCGAATACAACCGCACCACGTAATACTAATACTAAGCAGGCTGAGACCGTAGCGGATATTGACGATAAGCCGATCGATCTTAGCGAGATACCGTTCTAA